The Lysobacter panacisoli genome includes a window with the following:
- a CDS encoding HNH endonuclease, whose product METDRATLRLVRPGANLDPVRPSFVPRPSLDRLNSVRLLSLDAHGRVLDWMSWQDATCLYVRGAVAWTLGDPCLQVHGGISRHSGQRSMIELHPIVAARSHARAHALDPTPALTNAALFARDGYLCMYCGHDFSRPHLTRDHVMPVSKGGRDIWENVVAACFHCNSRKGNRTPQQASMPLLAVPYRPSWVEHLILSNRNILADQMAFLRSQLPKNARLPA is encoded by the coding sequence ATGGAGACCGACAGAGCGACGCTACGCTTGGTCCGACCCGGAGCCAATCTGGATCCGGTCCGCCCCTCCTTCGTCCCGCGACCATCCCTCGACCGTCTGAACTCGGTGCGCCTGCTCTCGCTGGACGCACATGGACGCGTGCTCGACTGGATGAGCTGGCAGGACGCGACTTGTCTCTATGTGCGCGGTGCGGTCGCCTGGACACTGGGCGATCCATGCCTGCAGGTGCACGGCGGCATCAGCAGGCACAGTGGCCAGCGCAGCATGATCGAGCTGCATCCGATCGTTGCCGCGCGCAGCCACGCGCGTGCGCACGCGCTCGATCCCACCCCGGCCCTGACCAACGCCGCGCTGTTCGCGCGCGACGGTTACCTGTGCATGTACTGCGGTCACGACTTCAGCCGTCCGCATCTCACCCGCGACCATGTCATGCCGGTGTCCAAGGGCGGTCGCGACATCTGGGAGAACGTGGTCGCCGCGTGCTTCCACTGCAATTCCCGCAAGGGCAACCGCACCCCGCAGCAGGCCAGCATGCCGCTGCTCGCGGTCCCGTACCGGCCGAGCTGGGTCGAACATCTGATCCTGTCGAACCGCAACATCCTCGCCGACCAGATGGCCTTCCTCCGCAGCCAGCTGCCGAAGAACGCGCGCCTGCCCGCCTGA
- a CDS encoding acyl-CoA dehydrogenase C-terminal domain-containing protein, with product MSTYKAPLTDMRFALFDVLGAEGHFQRLRFSDATRDVLDAVLDEAARFTETVLAPLNAVGDREGCKLDQATGRVTTPAGFKQAYEQFVDGGWAGLTSPTEFGGQGLPHAAGVPLKEMIDAANLAWGNFPLLSHGATEALLHHGEAWQREAFLKPLVEGRWTGTMCLTEPHCGTDLGLLKTRAEPNDDGSYSITGTKIFITAGEHDFTDNIVHLVLARLPDAPAGSKGISLFVVPRERVAQDGSIGERNAVRCGSLEHKMGIHGSATCVMNFDGAQGYLVGKPHKGLMAMFTMMNTARLAVGLQGLGLSDRALQNALRYSRERLQMRALTGAKFPEKPADPIIVHPDVRRMLLTCKALVEGGRVMGYDAALQVDIAHHSHDAAEREHADALVGFLTPIVKACLTEWGVECTYNALQCFGGHGYIAEHGMEQLARDARITTLYEGTTGIQALDLLGRKIMAMQGAGLKVFLAQVDRFCNEHANDAALAEFIAPLREKTAQWQQITLQTGKRAAANPDEVGAASYDYLMYSGYVVLAYWWARSVATANASAHPQSFKDDKRDTARFYFARILPRTLAHAAAIDSGIAGLPELATDAG from the coding sequence ATGAGCACCTACAAGGCCCCTCTGACCGACATGCGCTTCGCGCTCTTCGACGTGCTCGGCGCGGAAGGCCATTTCCAGCGCCTGCGCTTCAGCGACGCGACGCGGGACGTGCTCGACGCCGTGCTCGACGAGGCCGCGCGTTTCACCGAAACCGTGCTCGCCCCGCTCAACGCGGTCGGCGACCGCGAAGGCTGCAAGCTCGACCAGGCCACCGGCCGCGTCACCACGCCGGCCGGTTTCAAGCAGGCCTACGAACAGTTCGTCGATGGTGGCTGGGCCGGCCTGACCTCGCCGACGGAGTTCGGCGGCCAGGGCCTGCCGCACGCGGCGGGCGTGCCGCTGAAGGAAATGATCGACGCGGCCAACCTCGCCTGGGGCAACTTCCCGCTGCTCTCGCACGGCGCCACCGAAGCCCTGCTCCACCACGGCGAAGCGTGGCAGCGCGAAGCCTTCCTCAAGCCGCTGGTCGAAGGTCGCTGGACCGGCACGATGTGCCTGACCGAGCCGCATTGCGGCACCGACCTGGGCCTGCTCAAGACCCGCGCCGAGCCCAACGACGACGGCAGCTATTCGATCACCGGCACCAAGATCTTCATCACCGCCGGCGAGCACGACTTCACCGACAACATCGTGCATCTCGTCCTCGCACGCCTGCCCGACGCACCTGCCGGCAGCAAGGGCATCTCGCTGTTCGTGGTGCCGCGCGAGCGCGTGGCGCAGGACGGTTCGATCGGCGAACGCAACGCGGTGCGTTGCGGCAGCCTCGAACACAAGATGGGCATCCACGGCTCGGCGACGTGCGTGATGAACTTCGACGGCGCGCAGGGCTATCTGGTCGGCAAGCCGCACAAGGGCTTGATGGCGATGTTCACCATGATGAACACCGCGCGCCTCGCCGTCGGCCTGCAGGGCCTGGGCCTGTCCGATCGCGCCCTGCAGAACGCGCTGCGTTATTCGCGCGAGCGCTTGCAGATGCGTGCGCTCACGGGCGCGAAGTTCCCGGAGAAGCCGGCCGACCCGATCATCGTCCATCCCGACGTGCGCCGCATGCTGCTGACCTGCAAGGCGCTGGTCGAAGGCGGTCGCGTGATGGGTTATGACGCGGCATTGCAGGTCGACATCGCGCATCACTCGCACGACGCCGCCGAGCGCGAGCACGCCGACGCGCTGGTCGGTTTCCTCACCCCGATCGTCAAGGCCTGCCTGACCGAATGGGGCGTGGAGTGCACGTACAACGCGCTGCAGTGCTTCGGTGGTCACGGCTACATCGCGGAGCACGGCATGGAACAGCTCGCACGCGATGCGCGCATCACCACGCTGTACGAAGGCACCACCGGCATCCAGGCGCTGGACCTGCTCGGCCGCAAGATCATGGCGATGCAGGGCGCGGGGCTGAAGGTGTTCCTCGCGCAGGTGGATCGCTTCTGCAATGAGCATGCGAACGATGCGGCACTGGCCGAGTTCATCGCCCCGCTGCGCGAGAAGACCGCGCAGTGGCAGCAGATCACCTTGCAGACCGGCAAGCGTGCGGCGGCGAATCCCGACGAGGTCGGCGCGGCGTCCTACGACTACCTGATGTATTCCGGCTATGTCGTGCTGGCGTACTGGTGGGCGCGCAGCGTCGCCACCGCCAATGCCTCGGCGCATCCGCAGTCGTTCAAGGACGACAAGCGCGATACCGCGCGCTTCTATTTCGCGCGCATCCTGCCGCGTACGCTTGCGCATGCGGCAGCCATCGACAGTGGCATCGCGGGTCTGCCCGAGCTCGCAACCGACGCTGGATGA
- a CDS encoding LEA type 2 family protein, with translation MKARHWARWSALALVVLWLAGCSSGPARRVSEPSARIQQLTVRADGQWSIELRIENFSSIPMRFDAIDLHLTVAQQGDAGQLRAQPGLSIGPESADVITVTLAPQAAGKIAAADALASGRSVPYTLRGRVDATPDEGKQRAFDIERNSVLSPAPGLPGVLR, from the coding sequence ATGAAGGCGAGGCATTGGGCGCGTTGGTCCGCACTGGCGCTGGTCGTGCTCTGGCTGGCCGGATGCTCCAGCGGTCCGGCCCGTCGTGTGTCCGAGCCCTCCGCCCGGATCCAGCAGCTCACCGTGCGTGCCGACGGCCAGTGGTCGATCGAACTGCGCATCGAGAACTTCAGCAGCATCCCGATGCGCTTCGACGCGATCGACCTGCACCTGACGGTGGCCCAGCAGGGCGACGCCGGCCAGCTGCGCGCCCAGCCGGGCTTGTCGATCGGCCCCGAGTCCGCCGATGTGATCACCGTGACCCTGGCGCCACAGGCAGCCGGGAAGATCGCCGCCGCCGATGCACTGGCCTCCGGTCGCAGCGTCCCCTACACCCTGCGTGGCCGCGTCGACGCGACCCCCGACGAGGGCAAGCAGCGCGCCTTCGACATCGAGCGCAACAGCGTGCTGAGCCCCGCGCCGGGATTGCCCGGCGTCCTGCGCTGA
- a CDS encoding DUF6491 family protein: MKSFAFAALVAVVLGACSTARISDADRLALYRAHSGAPVDNFQYFGQLDGWTPLGNTALAVWTRPSEVYLLELQATCHDLDFANAITVTNQFGRVYSRFDKVIVLGRGTNNIPCWIREIRPVDTKALRAAEKEKREAQTAERGKTA, from the coding sequence ATGAAATCCTTCGCGTTCGCCGCGCTGGTCGCCGTAGTGCTGGGCGCCTGTTCGACCGCGCGCATCAGCGATGCCGATCGCCTTGCGCTGTATCGCGCACACTCCGGCGCGCCCGTCGACAACTTCCAGTATTTCGGCCAGCTCGATGGCTGGACGCCGCTGGGCAATACCGCGCTGGCGGTATGGACGCGTCCCAGCGAGGTCTACCTGCTCGAATTGCAGGCCACCTGCCACGACCTCGACTTCGCCAATGCGATCACCGTGACCAACCAGTTCGGGCGCGTGTACTCGCGCTTCGACAAGGTCATCGTGCTCGGTCGCGGGACCAACAACATCCCGTGCTGGATACGCGAGATCCGCCCGGTCGACACCAAGGCGCTGCGGGCGGCGGAGAAGGAAAAGCGCGAGGCGCAGACGGCCGAACGCGGCAAGACGGCCTGA
- a CDS encoding oxidative damage protection protein gives MPRTVHCEYEKRDTEGLDFVPWPGELGKRVFAHIGKAAWAAWLAHQTMLINENRLSPMNPQHRAFLEGEMVKFLFGGDAEKPAGYVPPES, from the coding sequence ATGCCCCGCACCGTCCATTGCGAATACGAGAAGCGCGACACCGAAGGCCTCGACTTCGTGCCCTGGCCCGGCGAACTGGGCAAGCGCGTGTTCGCGCACATCGGCAAGGCGGCGTGGGCGGCGTGGCTCGCGCACCAGACCATGCTGATCAACGAGAACCGTCTCTCTCCCATGAACCCGCAGCACCGCGCCTTCCTCGAAGGCGAGATGGTGAAGTTCCTGTTCGGCGGCGATGCCGAGAAGCCCGCCGGCTACGTTCCGCCTGAGAGCTGA
- the mutY gene encoding A/G-specific adenine glycosylase, translated as MIRKHDDFATRLLRWFDVSGRHDLPWQHPRTPYRVWLSEIMLQQTQVKTAAPYFERFVAALPTLRDLAQAPLDDVLALWSGLGYYARARNLHAAAIRCVELHGGELPRDLDALTALPGVGRSTAAAIASQAWGDRHAILDGNVKRVLSRYHGVSGYPGLPAIEKRLWQLAEQHVTGAPDARMPDYTQAQMDLGATLCTRSDPSCVLCPLQDDCVARVDGRVAELPTPKPGKTPPQKYAHVLWAEDAQGRILMLRRPPTGIWASLWTLPQADDEPLARDWFERHLSGDYAKAEALSPIDHAFSHYRLQLQPLRWHGTRLRARIGDNDALRWVAREELGSLGIPAPIRRLLETRTET; from the coding sequence ATGATCCGAAAGCATGACGATTTCGCCACGCGCCTGCTGCGCTGGTTCGATGTGAGCGGCCGCCACGATCTTCCGTGGCAGCATCCGCGCACGCCTTACCGCGTGTGGCTGTCGGAGATCATGCTGCAGCAGACGCAGGTGAAGACGGCCGCTCCGTACTTCGAACGTTTCGTCGCGGCGCTGCCGACGCTGCGCGACCTCGCCCAAGCACCGCTCGATGACGTGCTGGCGCTGTGGTCCGGCCTGGGTTACTACGCTCGCGCGCGCAACCTGCATGCCGCCGCGATTCGTTGCGTCGAACTGCACGGTGGCGAGCTTCCGCGCGACCTCGATGCGCTCACCGCGCTGCCCGGCGTGGGCCGCAGCACCGCGGCGGCGATCGCGTCGCAAGCCTGGGGCGACCGCCATGCAATCCTCGATGGCAACGTGAAGCGCGTGCTCAGCCGCTATCACGGCGTGAGCGGATATCCGGGCCTGCCCGCGATCGAGAAGCGCCTGTGGCAGCTGGCCGAACAGCATGTCACGGGTGCTCCCGACGCGCGCATGCCTGACTACACGCAGGCACAGATGGACCTCGGCGCGACGTTGTGCACACGCAGCGATCCGTCCTGCGTGCTGTGCCCACTGCAGGACGATTGCGTGGCGCGCGTCGACGGTCGCGTCGCCGAGCTGCCTACGCCTAAGCCGGGCAAGACGCCACCACAGAAATACGCACACGTGCTGTGGGCCGAGGACGCGCAGGGGCGCATCCTGATGCTGCGTCGTCCGCCGACGGGCATCTGGGCCTCGCTGTGGACGTTGCCGCAGGCCGACGACGAGCCGCTCGCGCGCGACTGGTTCGAGCGGCATCTCTCGGGCGACTACGCGAAGGCCGAGGCGCTGTCGCCGATCGACCACGCCTTCAGCCACTATCGTCTGCAGTTGCAGCCACTGCGCTGGCACGGCACACGATTGCGCGCGCGCATCGGCGATAATGACGCACTCCGCTGGGTCGCGCGCGAGGAGCTGGGTTCGCTCGGCATTCCCGCACCGATCCGCAGACTGCTGGAAACCCGCACGGAAACCTGA
- the ftsY gene encoding signal recognition particle-docking protein FtsY — MLSFFRRKKPQSPAESAKPGSAEEHYSVEELAAAFPHPEADTARIEPVIEPAPATPAAELEPIPAEVIAAALDVEPVAPAATSPVVATETAPASAGKTGWRERLRGSTFARSFSGLFSRHPRLDDDLLDEIETALITADVGVTATSQLVESLRARMKAREFADAGALLSALRSELLAMLRPVAQPLHIDTDAKPFVLLTVGVNGVGKTTTIGKLAKRFKDEERPLMLAAGDTFRAAAVAQLQAWGDRNGVPVVAQGQNADAASVAFDALQAAKARGTQVLIADTAGRLHTQQGLMAELGKIKRVLQKLDPTAPHEVLMVIDGTTGQNALSQLRQFHAAVGVTGLVVTKLDGTAKGGVVFALAREFGIPIRYAGIGERPEDLRVFDADAFVDALLPESLGA, encoded by the coding sequence ATGCTCAGCTTTTTCCGTCGCAAGAAACCCCAGTCCCCGGCCGAATCGGCCAAGCCCGGGAGCGCCGAAGAGCACTACAGCGTCGAGGAACTCGCCGCCGCGTTCCCGCATCCCGAAGCCGACACCGCCCGCATCGAGCCGGTGATCGAACCCGCGCCGGCGACGCCCGCCGCCGAGCTCGAGCCCATCCCGGCCGAGGTGATCGCCGCCGCGCTGGACGTCGAACCGGTCGCGCCGGCTGCCACGTCTCCCGTCGTCGCGACCGAGACCGCACCGGCTTCCGCCGGCAAGACCGGCTGGCGCGAACGCCTGCGCGGCAGCACGTTCGCACGCAGCTTCAGCGGTCTGTTCTCGCGCCATCCGCGCCTGGACGACGACCTGCTCGACGAGATCGAGACCGCACTGATCACCGCCGACGTCGGCGTCACCGCGACGTCGCAGCTGGTCGAATCGCTGCGCGCGCGCATGAAGGCGCGCGAGTTCGCCGATGCCGGTGCGCTGCTTTCCGCATTGCGTTCGGAATTGCTGGCGATGCTGCGCCCGGTCGCGCAGCCACTGCATATCGACACCGATGCAAAGCCTTTCGTCCTGCTCACCGTCGGCGTCAACGGCGTCGGCAAGACCACCACCATCGGCAAGCTGGCCAAGCGCTTCAAGGACGAAGAACGTCCGCTGATGCTCGCCGCCGGCGACACCTTCCGCGCCGCCGCCGTCGCGCAGTTGCAGGCCTGGGGCGACCGTAACGGCGTGCCCGTGGTCGCGCAGGGACAGAACGCCGATGCCGCATCGGTCGCGTTCGATGCGTTGCAGGCGGCCAAGGCGCGCGGCACCCAGGTGCTGATCGCCGACACCGCCGGACGCCTGCACACGCAGCAGGGCCTGATGGCCGAACTGGGCAAGATCAAGCGCGTGCTGCAGAAGCTCGATCCGACCGCGCCGCATGAAGTGTTGATGGTGATCGACGGCACCACTGGCCAGAACGCGCTGTCGCAGCTGCGCCAGTTCCATGCCGCGGTGGGCGTGACCGGACTGGTCGTCACCAAGCTCGATGGCACTGCGAAGGGCGGCGTGGTGTTCGCGCTGGCGCGCGAGTTCGGCATCCCTATCCGCTACGCAGGCATCGGCGAACGTCCGGAAGACCTGCGCGTGTTCGACGCGGACGCCTTCGTCGACGCCCTGCTTCCCGAGTCCCTCGGCGCCTGA
- the rsmD gene encoding 16S rRNA (guanine(966)-N(2))-methyltransferase RsmD: MNKPTRGRPQPAATRAVGKVRLIGGRWRGTRLDVPDLPGLRPTSDRVRETLFNWLMPVLPGARVLDLFAGSGALGLEAVSRGAASAVLVERDPALVAALRALTARLQGGEAATVVHADAQAWLSTPAATGFDIAFVDPPFAQGLWDVVLPRMATALTPRGWLYVEAPLEAAISLPAEWALHREGRTREVRYALYRRAGAAAATLPASPGGPDSGASA; encoded by the coding sequence ATGAACAAACCGACCCGAGGCCGGCCGCAGCCGGCTGCCACGCGTGCGGTCGGGAAGGTCCGCCTGATCGGCGGCCGCTGGCGCGGCACGCGCCTGGACGTTCCCGACCTGCCGGGTCTGCGTCCGACCTCTGACCGCGTGCGCGAAACCCTGTTCAACTGGCTGATGCCGGTGTTGCCCGGCGCGCGCGTGTTGGACCTGTTCGCCGGCAGCGGCGCGCTTGGGCTGGAAGCGGTCTCGCGCGGCGCGGCGTCGGCGGTGCTGGTCGAACGCGATCCCGCGCTGGTCGCCGCCCTTCGCGCACTGACGGCGCGCCTGCAGGGAGGTGAGGCCGCGACCGTCGTCCACGCCGACGCGCAGGCATGGCTGTCGACACCGGCCGCGACCGGCTTCGACATCGCCTTCGTCGATCCGCCGTTCGCGCAGGGTCTCTGGGATGTGGTGCTGCCGCGCATGGCGACGGCGCTGACGCCACGGGGATGGCTGTACGTCGAGGCACCTCTGGAGGCCGCGATCTCGCTGCCGGCGGAATGGGCCCTGCACCGCGAAGGCCGCACCCGCGAGGTGCGCTACGCGCTGTACCGCCGGGCCGGCGCGGCCGCTGCTACACTGCCGGCCTCGCCGGGCGGCCCTGACTCCGGCGCAAGTGCCTGA
- the coaD gene encoding pantetheine-phosphate adenylyltransferase has product MTVARNRIAVYPGTFDPITNGHIDLVDRAAPLFERLIIGVAESPGKGPALPLELRVELARQAVAHHSHVEVRGFDCLLAHFVDKVGAGVLLRGLRAVSDFEYEFQLASMNRHLIPEVETLFLTPAEQYGFISSSLVREIARLGGDVSGFVPPAVAAALQAQWQRNPR; this is encoded by the coding sequence ATGACCGTGGCCCGCAACCGAATCGCCGTCTACCCCGGCACCTTCGATCCGATCACCAACGGCCACATCGACCTGGTCGACCGCGCCGCCCCGCTGTTCGAACGCCTGATCATCGGCGTGGCCGAGAGCCCGGGCAAAGGCCCGGCGCTGCCGCTGGAGCTGCGCGTGGAACTGGCCCGCCAGGCCGTCGCCCACCACTCCCACGTGGAAGTACGCGGCTTCGACTGCCTGCTCGCGCACTTCGTCGACAAGGTCGGCGCTGGCGTGCTGCTGCGCGGCCTGCGCGCGGTCTCGGACTTCGAATACGAGTTCCAGCTGGCCAGCATGAACCGCCACCTGATCCCGGAAGTGGAGACGCTGTTTCTCACCCCCGCAGAACAGTACGGCTTCATTTCCTCCTCGCTGGTGCGCGAGATCGCCCGCCTCGGCGGCGACGTCTCTGGCTTCGTGCCGCCGGCGGTCGCAGCCGCGTTGCAGGCGCAATGGCAACGCAACCCACGTTGA
- a CDS encoding YfhL family 4Fe-4S dicluster ferredoxin: MSLKINELCVNCDVCEPACPNQAISQGETIYVIDPARCTECVGHFDEPQCVVVCPVECIDPDADHPETHEQLLAKLARLQQEST, translated from the coding sequence ATGTCGCTCAAGATCAACGAGCTGTGCGTCAACTGCGACGTCTGCGAACCGGCCTGCCCGAACCAGGCGATCTCGCAGGGCGAGACGATCTACGTCATCGACCCGGCGCGCTGTACCGAATGCGTCGGCCATTTCGATGAACCGCAGTGCGTGGTCGTCTGTCCGGTCGAGTGCATCGACCCCGACGCGGACCATCCCGAAACCCACGAACAGCTGCTGGCCAAGCTGGCTCGGCTGCAGCAGGAGAGCACCTGA
- the ggt gene encoding gamma-glutamyltransferase: MRMTLRALAIAGAMTASLLISATFPLQAAPKSQSANARPPGAAIASAHALATDAGMQMIRQGGNAFDAAVAVSATLAVVEPISSGIGGGGFFLLHDAKSGKDVFVDARETAPASATPQAFLDANGQLDNDRATNGPWSAGIPGLPAALVHVSSKYGRLPLKTTLAPAIRIAREGFEVYPRLERGYASRREVMERYRGTREVFLADGTPPKAGEILKQPDLARTLELLADKGFDGFYKGEIARKLLDAVKEEGGQWRAEELSGYRVKEREPLRLRYRGWDITTAPPPSSGGVAIAQMLQMLSGWDLAKLDEAQRTHLIAESMRRAFRDRTIYLGDPDFVKMPVARLTSADYAAGQRSSIHPTKATPSDLLPGEPAPLEDDETTHFSILDAEGNRVSTTQTVNLLYGSGLVAPGTGVLLNDEMDDFALRPGTPNAFGVMGFAANAPAAGKRMLSSMTPSFIESKDELAVLGAPGGSRIITEVLIGILAYDDGLSAQQVAAKPRIHHQWMPDVITAEQGALSPETVKALEAMGHKVNAGERTWGNLQTVSWNKRTNTLEGGTDPRNPVGKADVLVKP, encoded by the coding sequence ATGCGAATGACGTTGCGTGCGCTGGCGATCGCCGGCGCGATGACCGCGAGCCTGCTGATCAGCGCAACGTTCCCGCTCCAGGCGGCACCGAAATCCCAGTCCGCCAATGCGCGGCCGCCGGGCGCGGCGATCGCCTCCGCGCACGCGCTGGCGACCGACGCCGGCATGCAGATGATCCGCCAGGGCGGCAACGCCTTCGACGCTGCGGTCGCGGTGTCGGCGACGCTCGCCGTGGTCGAGCCGATCAGCTCCGGCATCGGTGGCGGCGGATTCTTCCTGCTGCACGATGCGAAGAGCGGCAAGGACGTGTTCGTCGATGCGCGCGAAACCGCGCCGGCTTCGGCGACGCCGCAGGCGTTCCTCGATGCGAACGGCCAGCTCGATAACGACCGCGCCACCAACGGCCCGTGGTCGGCCGGCATTCCCGGCCTCCCCGCCGCGCTCGTGCACGTCTCGTCGAAGTACGGCCGGTTGCCGCTGAAGACCACGCTGGCGCCGGCGATCCGCATCGCGCGCGAAGGCTTCGAAGTGTACCCGCGCCTCGAACGCGGCTACGCCAGTCGTCGCGAGGTGATGGAACGCTATCGCGGCACGCGCGAAGTATTCCTTGCCGACGGCACGCCGCCGAAGGCGGGCGAGATCCTGAAACAGCCCGACCTGGCGCGCACGCTGGAACTGCTGGCGGACAAGGGTTTCGATGGCTTCTACAAGGGCGAAATCGCGCGCAAGCTGCTCGACGCCGTGAAGGAAGAAGGCGGCCAGTGGCGCGCCGAGGAACTGAGCGGCTATCGCGTCAAGGAGCGCGAACCGCTGCGCCTGCGTTACCGCGGCTGGGACATCACCACCGCACCGCCGCCGTCGTCGGGTGGCGTGGCGATCGCGCAGATGCTGCAGATGCTGTCGGGCTGGGATCTGGCGAAGCTCGATGAAGCGCAGCGCACGCATCTGATCGCGGAGTCCATGCGACGCGCGTTCCGCGATCGCACGATCTACCTGGGCGATCCGGATTTCGTGAAGATGCCGGTCGCGCGACTGACCAGCGCCGACTACGCCGCCGGCCAGCGTTCGAGCATCCACCCGACGAAGGCTACGCCCAGCGATCTGCTGCCGGGCGAGCCGGCGCCGCTGGAGGACGACGAGACCACGCACTTCTCCATCCTCGACGCCGAAGGCAATCGCGTCTCGACGACGCAGACGGTGAACCTGCTGTACGGATCGGGGCTGGTCGCGCCGGGCACGGGCGTGCTGCTCAACGACGAAATGGACGACTTCGCGCTGCGTCCCGGCACGCCCAACGCGTTCGGCGTGATGGGATTCGCCGCCAACGCACCTGCGGCGGGCAAGCGCATGCTCAGTTCGATGACGCCCAGTTTCATCGAATCCAAGGATGAACTGGCCGTGCTCGGCGCGCCCGGCGGCAGCCGCATCATCACCGAAGTGCTGATCGGCATCCTCGCCTACGACGACGGCCTGAGCGCGCAGCAGGTCGCCGCCAAGCCGCGCATCCACCACCAGTGGATGCCCGACGTGATCACCGCCGAACAGGGCGCGCTGTCGCCGGAAACCGTCAAGGCACTGGAAGCGATGGGCCACAAGGTCAACGCGGGCGAGCGGACCTGGGGCAACCTGCAGACGGTGTCCTGGAACAAGCGGACGAACACGCTGGAAGGCGGTACCGATCCGCGCAATCCGGTCGGCAAGGCGGATGTGCTGGTGAAGCCGTGA
- a CDS encoding MBL fold metallo-hydrolase yields MKLWSILGNSQKLDGGAMFGNAPRAMWAKWSAPDDENRIALACRALLASPLNGKTVLFEAGIGAFFEPKLRERYGVVEDRHVLVDSLAAAGFKPEDIDVVVLSHLHFDHAGGLLASWAEGQGPSLLFPNATYVVGRRHYERALQPHPRDRASFIPELPALLEGSGRLELVDGDYSKTLGNTVRFHYSDGHTPGLMLSEIVGPELVDGEAHGGVVFCADLIPGRPWVHVPITMGYDRNAELLIDEKKAFLSDKLRRNVHLFFTHDPQCALAQVVQDEKGKFGTAHEVPELQARALAA; encoded by the coding sequence ATGAAACTCTGGTCCATCCTTGGCAACAGCCAGAAGCTCGACGGCGGCGCGATGTTCGGCAACGCGCCGCGCGCGATGTGGGCGAAGTGGTCCGCGCCGGACGACGAGAACCGCATCGCGCTGGCCTGCCGCGCGCTGCTCGCCAGCCCGCTCAACGGCAAGACCGTGTTGTTCGAGGCCGGCATCGGTGCATTCTTCGAACCGAAGCTGCGCGAACGTTACGGCGTGGTCGAAGACCGCCACGTGCTGGTCGATTCGCTCGCCGCCGCGGGCTTCAAGCCCGAAGACATCGACGTCGTCGTGCTCTCGCACCTGCATTTCGACCACGCGGGCGGGCTGCTCGCGTCGTGGGCGGAAGGGCAGGGGCCGTCGCTGCTGTTCCCCAACGCCACCTACGTCGTCGGTCGTCGCCATTACGAGCGTGCGCTGCAGCCGCATCCGCGCGACCGCGCCAGCTTCATCCCCGAGCTGCCCGCGCTGCTCGAAGGCAGCGGTCGCCTGGAACTGGTCGATGGCGATTACTCGAAGACACTCGGCAACACCGTGCGTTTCCATTACAGCGACGGCCACACGCCGGGACTGATGCTGTCGGAGATCGTCGGTCCGGAACTCGTCGATGGCGAGGCGCACGGCGGCGTGGTGTTCTGCGCGGACCTGATTCCCGGTCGGCCGTGGGTGCATGTGCCGATCACGATGGGCTACGACCGCAACGCGGAACTGCTGATCGACGAGAAGAAGGCGTTCCTCTCCGACAAGCTGCGCCGCAACGTGCATCTGTTCTTCACCCACGATCCGCAGTGTGCGCTGGCGCAGGTCGTGCAGGATGAAAAGGGCAAGTTCGGCACCGCGCACGAAGTGCCGGAGCTGCAGGCGAGGGCACTGGCTGCATGA